The sequence TATCTTTTGAACTAAAAATTCCATATCTAACCCTTAATTTATTTATCTGTGTTAGGACTACTTCGTTTCCATAGAAGTTACTTCTACATCCACTTCAGGAGCTAAATCTAACTTCATCAAGCTATCCACGGTTTCTGGGGTGGCCGAAATAATATCAATCAATCGGCTATAAACCCTAATCTCAAACTGCTCTCTTGAATCCTTATTGACATGCGGAGAGCGTAAAACGGTGTAACGCTTATTCTTAGTCGGTAAAGGGATAGGCCCTCTAATTTCAGAACCTGAACGCTTTACGGCTTCCACGATAGCCACAACGGAGCGATCC comes from Helicobacter acinonychis and encodes:
- the rpsJ gene encoding 30S ribosomal protein S10, with protein sequence MEKIRLKLKAYDHRVLDRSVVAIVEAVKRSGSEIRGPIPLPTKNKRYTVLRSPHVNKDSREQFEIRVYSRLIDIISATPETVDSLMKLDLAPEVDVEVTSMETK